The Bdellovibrionota bacterium nucleotide sequence CTGACGACGCCGGAACTTCGGGGCGATTTCATCGAAATGTTGGGCGTGAACCACTTCGTGATTCAGCCGTTTGATTCCGGCCTGGCGAAGATCTGCGCGCGCGATTTTGTCGAATTCTTTCTCGTTCAAAAACTTCGCGCACGCTGCCTCGTTGTCGGTCCGAACGCCCACGTAGGGCGAGGACGGGAAGGGACCCCCGAGAAACTAAAGCAACTTGCGCAAGAGTTTGGATTCGATCTAAGAGTCGTTCCCTTCGTTCAGCTCGGTGGAGAAGAGGTCAGCAGCACGCGGATTCGTTCACTCATTTCAATCGGAGACGTGAATCAAGCGATTCCTCTTCTCGGCCGGCCCTTCCGAACGGCGGGCTCCGTCATTCGCGGCGCCGGGAGGGGGCGATCCCTTGGATTTCCGACGGCGAATTTGGGTCCCGTCTCCACGGTTCTTCCGAAAACGGGCGTTTATGCGACGGTGGTAACCGTGAATAGCCGCGGTTATGTGGCGGCGACGAATATCGGCCACCGTCCGACTTTCGGAGCGGATCAAGGCTCGATCGTGGAATCGCACCTTCTTTCTTTTTCCGGAGAAATGGAAGGCAAACCGATTTTGATCGATTGGATCGCCCGAATTCGGGACGAAAAAAAGTTCAGTTCGGCCAATGATCTCCAAAGACAGATCCGATCGGACCTTGAAGTGGTTGAAAAGACGGCGAAAAAAAAGAAGCTTTTATCCAGGGAACCAAAGTACACGCTATGACACGACTTGTTACTAAATACCCGTAATCTTGAGAATAATTATATTGACAAAAATTGTCATAGTTGTTAGCGTTTCAGATTGGCAGGGTGCTTCGATAGGGTCGAAGTACAGCTTTGCAAGTCTCCAGTCTCCACAAACCCCTTTGAGTCTTACCCCGTGTAAGCGACCCGAGGAGGAAGCGGGATGAACACACGCCTGGGCGAATTACTCGTCCGAGAAAACCTGATCTCAAGCCAGCAACTTCAAAAGGCGCAGGAAGAGCAGCGCAAGACCGGCGGCCGGCTGGGTTACAACCTCACCAAGCTGGGCTATATAAAGGAGAGCGATCTCACCAGCTTCCTCTCCAAACAGTACGGCGTTCCCTCGATCAATCTGACCGAATTCGAAATCGAGCAAGATGTGATCAACCTCGTGCCCAAGGATGTCGCGGATAAGCACCAGGTGATTCCCGTGAACAAATCGGGAGCCAATCTGATCGTCGCGATGGCCGATCCCTCGAACATTTACGCCATCGACGATTTGAAATTTCTCACCGGCTACAACATCGAAGTGGTGGTGGCTTCGGAAGTGGCGATCAAGGAGGCCATCGAGCGCTATTACGACGAGGGAGAGCGTTTCGACGACGTCCTTGCCGACTTCGACGATCAAGGGATCGAATACGTCGCCGATGACGAAGAGATGGACGTCGCCGACCTCTCCAAATCGGCCGAAGACGCTCCGGTCGTGAAGCTGTGCAACTTGGTTCTGATGGATGCCGTGAAAAAGGGGGCGTCCGATATTCACGTCGAGCCGTACGAAAAATATTTCAGAATTCGGTTCCGTATCGACGGCGTCTTGTACGAAGTCATGAAACCGCCTCTCAAGCTCAAAAACGCGATCGTTTCCCGTCTGAAAATCATGAGCCAGCTCGACATCGCCGAGCGACGGCTGCCCCAGGACGGCCGTATCAAACTCAAGATGGGCAAGGGAAAAGAGATGGATTACCGCGTCTCGGTTCTCCCGACTCTTTATGGAGAGAAGGTCGTCCTTCGTCTTCTCGACAAATCCAACCTGCAGCTCGACATGACGAAGCTCGGGTTCGAGGAAAAAGCCCTGGGAGATTTCAAATTTTCGATCCACAAGCCGTTCGGCATGGTGCTCGTCACGGGACCGACCGGTTCCGGAAAGACGACGACACTCTATTCGGCTCTTTCCGAATTGAACAAGATCTCGGAGAATATTTCGACGGCGGAAGACCCGGTCGAATTCAACCTCGCAGGCATCAACCAGGTTCAAATGCACGAAGACATCGGATTGAATTTCGCCGCCGCGCTGCGGTCCTTTCTTCGACAAGACCCCGATATCATCATGGTGGGTGAGATCCGAGACTTCGAAACGGCGGAAATCGCCGTGAAGGCCGCCCTCACGGGACACTTGGTGCTCTCCACGCTTCACACGAACGACGCTCCCTCCACGATCAACCGTTTGCTCAATATGGGCGTGGAGCCGTTTCTGGTGGCGTCTTCGGTCAACTGTATTGTCGCCCAGCGATTGGCCCGTAAGATTTGTCCAGAGTGCAGGGCGGAGATCAAGATC carries:
- a CDS encoding bifunctional riboflavin kinase/FAD synthetase, translating into MTRWQSIDPLASNLPAAVVSIGNFDGVHLGHQAILRKLVDEALGRKLDSVAVTFNPHPSVILGRSSPPLLTTPELRGDFIEMLGVNHFVIQPFDSGLAKICARDFVEFFLVQKLRARCLVVGPNAHVGRGREGTPEKLKQLAQEFGFDLRVVPFVQLGGEEVSSTRIRSLISIGDVNQAIPLLGRPFRTAGSVIRGAGRGRSLGFPTANLGPVSTVLPKTGVYATVVTVNSRGYVAATNIGHRPTFGADQGSIVESHLLSFSGEMEGKPILIDWIARIRDEKKFSSANDLQRQIRSDLEVVEKTAKKKKLLSREPKYTL
- the pilB gene encoding type IV-A pilus assembly ATPase PilB, which gives rise to MNTRLGELLVRENLISSQQLQKAQEEQRKTGGRLGYNLTKLGYIKESDLTSFLSKQYGVPSINLTEFEIEQDVINLVPKDVADKHQVIPVNKSGANLIVAMADPSNIYAIDDLKFLTGYNIEVVVASEVAIKEAIERYYDEGERFDDVLADFDDQGIEYVADDEEMDVADLSKSAEDAPVVKLCNLVLMDAVKKGASDIHVEPYEKYFRIRFRIDGVLYEVMKPPLKLKNAIVSRLKIMSQLDIAERRLPQDGRIKLKMGKGKEMDYRVSVLPTLYGEKVVLRLLDKSNLQLDMTKLGFEEKALGDFKFSIHKPFGMVLVTGPTGSGKTTTLYSALSELNKISENISTAEDPVEFNLAGINQVQMHEDIGLNFAAALRSFLRQDPDIIMVGEIRDFETAEIAVKAALTGHLVLSTLHTNDAPSTINRLLNMGVEPFLVASSVNCIVAQRLARKICPECRAEIKIPVQTLIDAGMAPDTASKVTLFHGNGCGNCSDTGYKGRVAIYECMPIGEEAKEFILNGASTAEIKRESMRLGMKSMRKSALTKLEEGVTTLEEVLRVSVSDN